From a single Micromonospora sp. WMMD1102 genomic region:
- a CDS encoding FkbM family methyltransferase: MFTRTRGIFRSLLLYHCRPATQRRAARLYGQFLHPGDIGFDIGAHVGGRVRIWRRLGARVVAVEPQPDCLRVLRWAFRRDRNVTVVPAALGARAGRATMALSTATPTVSSMSAEWIRSVAQDRSFAQVRWDRAVEVEVATLNDLIALHGTPAFCKIDVEGFEVDVLAGLSQPVAALSFEYLPSAHDAALTALDIVDRLGTTAGGYRYNYSPIETMRFASPRWLDAPDLVRLLERFRPLGRSGDVYARLPRTPVQLARVDRDRRPPH; the protein is encoded by the coding sequence ATGTTCACCCGGACCAGAGGTATCTTCCGGTCCCTGTTGCTCTACCACTGCCGACCGGCCACCCAGCGCCGGGCCGCACGGCTCTACGGACAGTTCCTGCACCCGGGAGACATCGGATTCGACATCGGCGCGCACGTGGGCGGCCGGGTACGCATCTGGCGCCGGCTCGGCGCCCGGGTCGTCGCCGTCGAACCGCAACCGGACTGCCTGCGCGTGCTGCGCTGGGCGTTCCGGCGGGACCGGAACGTCACGGTCGTGCCGGCGGCGCTCGGCGCCCGAGCTGGGCGGGCCACGATGGCGCTCTCCACCGCCACCCCGACGGTGTCCAGCATGTCGGCCGAGTGGATCCGCTCGGTGGCACAGGATCGCAGCTTCGCGCAGGTGAGGTGGGATCGTGCGGTCGAGGTGGAGGTGGCCACCCTCAACGACCTCATCGCGCTGCACGGCACGCCGGCGTTCTGCAAGATCGATGTCGAGGGCTTCGAGGTGGATGTCCTGGCCGGGCTCAGCCAGCCGGTGGCCGCGCTGTCGTTCGAGTACCTTCCGTCGGCACACGACGCCGCACTCACCGCACTCGACATCGTGGACCGCCTCGGCACGACGGCCGGCGGATACCGCTACAACTACTCGCCGATCGAGACCATGCGGTTCGCCAGCCCACGTTGGCTGGACGCCCCCGACCTGGTACGACTACTCGAACGGTTCCGCCCGCTGGGCCGCTCCGGTGACGTCTACGCCCGACTGCCCCGGACACCGGTCCAGCTGGCCCGGGTCGACCGGGACCGGCGCCCGCCGCACTGA
- a CDS encoding YciI family protein: MKYVLMFVDTEQFAAELAGMDEAERARAFGRVQQWFEDHSDKILHHTHLMPADTATTVRLEGGEPLVSDGPFVEGKEIISGYVEIEVADLDEAVGMVRSWPACPVVEIRPIAA; this comes from the coding sequence GTGAAGTACGTGCTGATGTTCGTCGACACCGAGCAGTTCGCGGCTGAGCTGGCCGGGATGGACGAGGCCGAACGGGCGCGCGCGTTCGGGCGGGTCCAGCAGTGGTTCGAGGACCACAGCGACAAGATCCTCCACCACACTCACCTGATGCCGGCGGACACCGCGACCACCGTACGGCTGGAGGGCGGCGAACCGCTGGTCTCCGACGGCCCGTTCGTGGAGGGCAAGGAGATCATCAGCGGCTACGTCGAGATCGAGGTCGCGGATCTGGACGAGGCGGTGGGCATGGTCCGGAGCTGGCCGGCCTGTCCGGTGGTGGAGATCAGGCCGATCGCGGCATGA
- a CDS encoding DUF6596 domain-containing protein: MTVTHGELARVVRAHAGQLAASLVHLTGDFSTAEDLVQDAVEAALRHWPAEGIPDRPDAWLYTVARRRGLDVLRRDARHRDKLALIVWPTRPDPGDRLRLIFTCCHPALPRTAQVALTLRVVCGLTTAQIARAFLVPESTVGQRITRAKRKIADARIPYRIPADDELGGRLAEVLAVIYLLFNEAYLPSTAGPAPDRDLADDAEFLVATLHALMPGEPEVAGLLALVRLHRARTAARFDAHGGIVRLPDQDRSRWDRAAIADATRLLAGAAARRRPGPYQLQAAIVGCHAEAACWAETDWPQILVLYDMLLRLAPSPVIRLHRAVANRYVGGAAAALAEVDALAGELDGYHLLHATRAELLRDLGRPDEAHAADGRALALAGNPAEQSLLRQRLNWT; this comes from the coding sequence ATGACGGTTACCCACGGCGAGCTGGCCCGGGTGGTACGCGCCCACGCAGGCCAGCTCGCCGCGTCGCTGGTGCACCTGACCGGCGACTTCAGCACGGCCGAGGACCTGGTCCAGGACGCGGTCGAGGCGGCGCTGCGGCACTGGCCGGCCGAGGGGATCCCGGACCGGCCGGACGCCTGGCTCTACACCGTCGCCCGGCGCAGGGGCCTCGACGTACTGCGTCGGGACGCCCGGCACCGGGACAAACTCGCGCTGATCGTCTGGCCGACGCGGCCGGACCCCGGCGACCGGCTCCGGCTGATCTTCACCTGCTGCCATCCGGCCCTGCCCCGTACCGCACAGGTCGCGCTGACCCTGCGGGTGGTCTGCGGGCTGACCACCGCACAGATCGCCCGGGCCTTCCTCGTGCCGGAGAGCACGGTCGGCCAGCGGATCACCCGGGCGAAACGCAAGATCGCCGATGCCAGGATTCCGTACCGGATTCCCGCCGACGACGAACTCGGCGGCCGGCTCGCCGAGGTACTTGCCGTGATCTACCTGCTGTTCAACGAGGCGTACCTGCCGAGCACCGCCGGTCCGGCGCCGGACCGCGACCTGGCCGACGACGCCGAGTTCCTCGTCGCCACCCTGCACGCGCTGATGCCCGGCGAGCCGGAGGTGGCCGGGCTGCTCGCGCTGGTCCGACTGCACCGGGCCCGGACCGCCGCCCGGTTCGACGCGCACGGCGGCATCGTCCGGCTACCCGACCAGGACCGGAGCCGCTGGGACCGGGCGGCGATCGCGGACGCGACCCGGCTGCTCGCCGGCGCCGCCGCCCGGCGCCGGCCCGGGCCCTACCAGTTGCAGGCCGCGATCGTCGGCTGTCACGCCGAGGCCGCCTGCTGGGCGGAGACCGACTGGCCGCAGATCCTCGTCCTCTACGACATGCTGCTGCGGCTGGCCCCGTCACCGGTGATCCGCCTGCACCGGGCCGTCGCCAACCGCTACGTCGGCGGCGCCGCCGCCGCGCTCGCCGAGGTCGACGCCCTTGCGGGGGAACTGGACGGCTACCACCTGCTGCACGCCACCCGGGCCGAACTGCTGCGCGACCTGGGACGGCCGGACGAGGCGCACGCCGCCGACGGGCGTGCGCTGGCGCTGGCCGGCAATCCCGCCGAGCAGTCGTTGCTGCGCCAGCGCCTCAACTGGACCTGA